One Pristiophorus japonicus isolate sPriJap1 chromosome 19, sPriJap1.hap1, whole genome shotgun sequence genomic window carries:
- the LOC139230450 gene encoding probable G-protein coupled receptor 139: MERPIIIQIENIYYPILAIVGLPANLVTIVILSRGKCGLSKCITRYLVAMAAADLMVLIFEVVLYEIKDSYFPYSFLNYTPICSLNLALLFVSIDCSVWLTVAFTFDRCVAICYQTLRTKYCTEKTAAVVIAVVCSLNILENIPIYFVYEPREIIDNVPWSCYVKSSYYTVPIWVAFLCLETILTPFAPFVLIILLNSLTIRHIVLANRVRTGLRGNIKVQNHSDPEMENRRKSIILLLAISGSFILLWMVIFIVFICVQFTGAQFLEVDYSDSFTIAELSGYMLRCLSSCTNTFIYAVSQSKFREQLKNVIKRPLALIANLLK; encoded by the exons ATGGAAAGGCCGATAATCATACAGATAGAAAACATTTACTATCCGATTCTTGCaatagttggtcttcctg CTAATTTGGTGACAATTGTCATTCTCTcccgtggaaagtgcggtctctccaaatgcatcacccgttacctggtggccatggcagcggctgaTCTAATGGTCCTAATATTTGAAGTGGTTCTTTATGAGATTAAAGATTCTTATTTTCCATATTCATTCCTGAACTATACTCCGATTTGTAGTCTCAATCTCGCCTTACTTTTTGTTTCCATTGATTGCTCTGTCTGGCTAACGGTGGCTTTCACATTTGATCGATGTGTCGCTATTTGTTACCAAACGTTGCGAACAAAATATTGCACCGAAAAAACTGCAGCTGTGGTGATAGCAGTGGTGTGTTCATTAAACATATTAGAAAATATTCCAATCTACTTTGTATATGAACCACGGGAAATAATTGACAATGTACCATGGTCCTGCTATGTAAAATCAAGTTACTACACCGTACCCATATGGGTAGCATTTTTGTGCTTGGAAACCATTTTAACCCCATTTGCTCCATTTGTGTTGATCATACTGCTGAATTCCCTGACCATCAGGCACATTGTATTGGCcaatagagtgaggacgggactccGAGGAAACATCAAGGTTCAGAATCAcagtgatccagagatggagaaccgaaggaaatcaatCATTTTACTGCTCGCTATATCTGGCAGTTTTATATTGTTATGGATGGTAATTTTCATAGTTTTCATATGTGTGCAATTTACAGGTGCTCAATTTTTAGAAGTAGATTACAGCGACTCTTTTACCATTGCAGAACTATCTGGATACATGCTGAGATGTTTGAGTTCTTGCACTAACACGTTTATTTATGCAGTGTCCCAGAGCAAATTCAGAGAGCAATTGAAGAATGTGATTAAGCGTCCCCTGGCTCTCATTGCTAATTTACTGAAATGA